From a region of the Halolamina sp. CBA1230 genome:
- a CDS encoding acyl-CoA dehydrogenase family protein, with product MEFGLTQEQEQLREEVRRFAENEIEPVAGEYDREEKYPAEIVEKAADMGLTGAHFPMEYGGVGYSTLEMALVTEELFAVDPGIGLCVTSAGFGAEAIMEFGTEEQKEEYLPPIAEGEAVMGAAISEPHAGSDVSSLSTQAEKDGDEWVLNGSKMWITNGSVGDYFVVMCETDPDVGDRYTGFSQILVERDRDGFESEKITGKLGIRASDTAELRFDDVRVPEENLVGQRGMGFPQLMQFFDETRTMVAAQAVGIAKGAAERALSYAEEREQFGRPISEFQAIRHKLSEMHTRTEAARQLTYKSAWSVDNAADELTLLASMAKEFASDVATDAADEAVQIHGGAGFVDDFDVERLYRDAKITQIYEGTTEIQKNIVARELLDEGR from the coding sequence ATGGAGTTCGGACTGACCCAGGAGCAGGAGCAGCTCCGCGAGGAGGTGCGCCGGTTCGCCGAGAACGAGATCGAACCCGTCGCGGGCGAGTACGACCGCGAGGAGAAGTACCCCGCCGAGATCGTCGAGAAAGCCGCCGACATGGGGCTGACGGGCGCCCACTTCCCGATGGAGTACGGCGGCGTCGGCTACTCGACGCTGGAGATGGCGCTGGTCACCGAGGAGCTGTTCGCGGTCGACCCCGGGATCGGGCTCTGTGTCACCAGCGCCGGTTTCGGCGCCGAGGCGATCATGGAGTTCGGCACGGAGGAACAGAAGGAGGAGTACCTCCCGCCGATCGCGGAGGGCGAGGCGGTGATGGGCGCGGCGATCAGCGAGCCCCACGCCGGCTCCGACGTGAGTTCGCTGTCCACGCAGGCCGAGAAGGACGGTGACGAGTGGGTGCTGAACGGCTCGAAGATGTGGATCACCAACGGCTCCGTCGGCGACTACTTCGTCGTGATGTGCGAGACCGACCCCGACGTGGGCGACCGCTACACGGGGTTCTCCCAGATCCTCGTCGAGCGCGACCGCGACGGGTTCGAGAGCGAGAAGATCACCGGGAAGCTCGGGATCCGCGCGAGCGACACCGCCGAACTGCGGTTCGACGACGTGCGCGTCCCCGAGGAGAACCTCGTCGGCCAGCGCGGGATGGGGTTCCCCCAGCTGATGCAGTTCTTCGACGAAACCCGCACCATGGTCGCGGCACAGGCCGTCGGGATCGCGAAGGGGGCCGCCGAGCGCGCGCTCTCCTACGCGGAGGAGCGCGAGCAGTTCGGCCGCCCAATCTCGGAGTTCCAGGCGATCCGGCACAAGCTCTCGGAGATGCACACCCGGACCGAGGCCGCCCGCCAGCTGACGTACAAGTCGGCCTGGAGCGTCGACAACGCCGCGGACGAACTCACGCTGCTCGCCTCGATGGCCAAGGAGTTCGCCTCCGACGTGGCGACCGACGCCGCCGACGAGGCGGTCCAGATCCACGGCGGCGCGGGCTTCGTCGACGATTTCGACGTCGAACGGCTCTACCGCGACGCGAAGATCACTCAGATCTACGAGGGGACCACCGAGATCCAGAAGAACATCGTCGCGCGGGAGCTGCTCGACGAGGGGCGCTGA
- a CDS encoding TrkA family potassium uptake protein — MVSLPDSISDLSRRHRLVAYYIVGLVAMVLFITVVYFYGMRTLEGEGAEYTIFNALTTVVETMTTTGYGADSPWDHPLMNVFMVLIQLGGIAVGFFTLRLVVIPLFNEAEVDLDSRLSPKKDHVIICEYSRDSAVLLDELRELDIDYVLLSSDEENAKDLADDGYAVIHGSPQDAEAFERASIGDARAVITDADDANVNTILTVRSLREDIDLIALTDDSDMADVLRSTGADTVLSPHGVLGHRLAEKAVESFTAEIRDTVELGGDIEVAEVPVAHGSPLVGKRIRDSEVREETGANIIGAWIDGELQLPPDPGAVIRDNTVLLVSGRPESLEKLSEYTRRARTFRQHDRIVIAGFGEVGEAAQETIREAEIDTVTIDRVERDGVDVVGDASTRETLREAGVSDADAVVVGLPDDSKALLAAVLAQEMNPDVEILIRVSAADATGKALSAGADYVLSVPRVSARMIAKELRGEDILDPGGQIRLIRVPATPFAGSTIAESGIAENTGCRVVAVESEDGETTVVDPQQELSGNEELTLVGTDEAVQQFLKRYDVTPAGNGDLR, encoded by the coding sequence ATGGTCTCGCTCCCGGACTCGATCTCCGACCTCTCCCGTCGCCATCGACTGGTAGCCTACTACATCGTGGGGCTGGTGGCGATGGTCCTGTTCATCACGGTCGTCTACTTCTACGGGATGCGCACGCTGGAGGGCGAGGGCGCGGAGTACACGATCTTCAACGCGTTGACGACGGTCGTCGAGACGATGACGACCACGGGGTACGGCGCCGACTCGCCGTGGGACCACCCGCTGATGAACGTCTTCATGGTGCTCATCCAGTTGGGCGGCATCGCGGTCGGCTTCTTCACGCTCCGGCTGGTGGTGATCCCGCTGTTCAACGAGGCGGAGGTCGACCTCGATAGCCGGCTCTCACCCAAGAAGGATCACGTGATCATCTGTGAGTACAGCCGTGACTCCGCCGTTCTGCTGGACGAGCTCCGGGAGCTCGACATCGACTACGTGCTGCTCTCCTCCGACGAGGAGAACGCGAAGGACCTGGCCGACGACGGCTACGCCGTGATCCACGGCTCGCCACAGGACGCCGAGGCGTTCGAGCGGGCGAGCATCGGCGACGCGCGGGCGGTGATCACCGACGCCGACGACGCCAACGTCAACACGATCCTGACGGTGCGCTCGCTCCGGGAGGATATCGACCTGATCGCGCTGACCGACGACAGCGACATGGCGGACGTGCTGCGCTCGACTGGCGCCGATACGGTGCTCTCGCCCCACGGCGTGCTCGGCCACCGGCTCGCGGAGAAGGCCGTCGAGTCGTTCACCGCCGAGATCCGTGACACGGTCGAACTCGGCGGCGACATCGAGGTGGCGGAGGTGCCGGTCGCCCACGGCAGCCCGCTGGTCGGTAAGCGTATCCGCGACTCGGAGGTGCGCGAGGAGACCGGCGCCAACATCATCGGTGCGTGGATCGACGGCGAACTCCAGCTGCCGCCCGACCCCGGGGCGGTGATCCGGGACAACACCGTCCTGCTGGTCTCGGGTCGGCCGGAGAGCCTCGAGAAGCTGAGCGAGTACACCCGGCGGGCGCGGACGTTCCGCCAGCACGACCGTATCGTGATCGCCGGCTTCGGCGAGGTGGGAGAGGCAGCCCAGGAGACGATCCGGGAGGCCGAGATCGACACCGTCACGATCGACAGGGTCGAGCGCGACGGGGTGGACGTGGTCGGCGACGCGAGCACGCGGGAGACGCTCCGGGAGGCGGGCGTCTCCGACGCCGACGCGGTGGTCGTCGGCCTGCCGGACGACTCGAAAGCGTTGCTGGCAGCGGTACTCGCCCAGGAGATGAACCCCGACGTCGAGATCCTGATCCGCGTCAGCGCCGCCGACGCGACCGGGAAGGCGCTCTCTGCGGGCGCGGACTACGTGCTCTCGGTGCCGCGGGTCAGCGCGCGCATGATCGCGAAGGAGCTCCGCGGCGAGGATATCCTCGACCCCGGCGGGCAGATCCGGCTGATCCGCGTGCCCGCGACCCCCTTCGCCGGTTCGACGATCGCCGAGTCCGGGATCGCGGAGAACACTGGCTGTCGCGTCGTCGCCGTCGAGAGCGAGGACGGGGAGACGACGGTCGTCGACCCTCAGCAGGAGCTGTCGGGGAACGAGGAGCTCACGCTCGTCGGCACCGACGAGGCGGTCCAGCAGTTCCTGAAGCGGTACGACGTGACGCCGGCGGGCAACGGCGATCTGCGGTAG
- the sfnG gene encoding dimethylsulfone monooxygenase SfnG, which translates to MDTEFAYWIPNVSGGLVTTDWPMDTDWSYEYNRDLARTAESVGFDYGLAQARFFGSYGANKQLEALSVANALAAETEELHLIGAVHPGLWEPGPVANFVATADRISDGRFSLNVVSGWFKDEYTGFGKQWLDHDERYARSEEFLQVLKGLWTEGPFEFDGRFYQYGHDVNGFDGVPSKPLPKQEPYPRLFQGGNSQAARKMAARHSDVLFMNGGSLDELEAIVEDVEGYAEAFGTEPPEFAANAFVIERETERAAEQELENIIEHATDDAVEAFKEQVEHAGQDSPEGEGMWADSDLSDLVQYNDGFKTGLIGTEDQIVERIRKLDAIGVDIVLTGFLHYDEELERFGEEIIPAVREADPIEGEVDTDEGTKRVAGAEVAGE; encoded by the coding sequence ATGGACACCGAGTTCGCCTACTGGATCCCCAACGTCAGCGGGGGGCTGGTGACGACCGACTGGCCGATGGACACCGACTGGAGCTACGAGTACAACCGCGATCTGGCCCGCACCGCCGAGTCGGTCGGGTTCGACTACGGGCTCGCACAGGCCCGCTTCTTCGGGAGCTACGGCGCGAACAAGCAACTGGAGGCGCTGTCGGTCGCCAACGCGCTGGCCGCCGAAACCGAGGAGCTCCACCTGATCGGCGCCGTCCACCCGGGGCTCTGGGAGCCCGGCCCGGTCGCGAACTTCGTCGCCACCGCCGACCGCATCAGCGACGGGCGCTTCTCGCTCAACGTCGTCAGCGGCTGGTTCAAAGACGAGTACACCGGGTTCGGGAAGCAGTGGCTCGACCACGACGAGCGCTACGCCCGCAGCGAAGAGTTCCTGCAGGTGCTGAAAGGGCTCTGGACGGAGGGCCCCTTCGAGTTCGACGGCCGGTTCTACCAGTACGGCCACGACGTGAACGGGTTCGACGGCGTGCCGAGCAAACCCCTGCCGAAACAGGAGCCGTACCCGCGGCTGTTCCAGGGCGGTAACTCGCAGGCGGCCCGGAAGATGGCCGCCAGACACTCGGACGTGCTGTTCATGAACGGCGGCAGCCTCGACGAGCTCGAAGCGATCGTCGAGGACGTGGAGGGGTACGCCGAGGCGTTCGGCACCGAACCGCCCGAGTTCGCGGCCAACGCGTTCGTGATCGAACGCGAGACCGAGCGAGCAGCCGAGCAGGAACTGGAGAACATCATCGAGCACGCCACCGACGACGCCGTCGAGGCGTTCAAAGAGCAGGTCGAACACGCCGGCCAGGACTCCCCCGAGGGCGAGGGGATGTGGGCCGACTCCGACCTGAGCGACCTCGTCCAGTACAACGACGGGTTCAAGACCGGGCTCATCGGCACCGAAGACCAGATCGTCGAGCGCATCCGGAAGCTCGACGCCATCGGTGTCGACATCGTGCTGACGGGGTTCCTCCACTACGACGAGGAACTCGAACGCTTCGGCGAGGAGATCATCCCCGCCGTCCGCGAGGCCGACCCGATCGAGGGCGAGGTCGACACCGACGAGGGGACCAAACGCGTCGCCGGCGCGGAGGTGGCCGGTGAGTAG
- a CDS encoding helix-turn-helix domain-containing protein: protein MPISIDEFDEDDGARDGTNGERVVRFLARNRDQAYRASEIAEATGVDQNSIHPVLNRLKSRGLVRHRQPYWAADPEAIRDAAAFHSTTAFLDEEYGPESREEWLAAGEDDGSPAQGGGEDDGSSTKRADEDDA from the coding sequence GTGCCGATCAGTATCGACGAGTTCGACGAGGACGACGGCGCCCGTGACGGGACGAACGGGGAGCGTGTCGTCCGCTTTCTCGCTCGGAACCGTGACCAGGCGTACCGGGCGAGCGAGATCGCCGAGGCGACGGGCGTCGACCAGAACTCCATCCACCCGGTGTTGAACCGGCTCAAGTCGCGGGGACTCGTCCGCCACCGCCAGCCGTACTGGGCCGCCGATCCCGAAGCGATCAGGGACGCCGCGGCGTTTCACTCCACGACGGCGTTCCTCGACGAGGAGTACGGTCCGGAGAGCCGTGAGGAGTGGTTGGCCGCGGGCGAGGACGACGGCTCGCCGGCACAGGGAGGCGGCGAGGACGACGGCTCGTCGACAAAGAGAGCCGACGAGGACGACGCGTGA
- a CDS encoding ABC transporter substrate-binding protein, with product MVRKVTRRDMLKGVGAAGVVGVTGCLGGGGGSRTIQQGVLLPLTGDLANLGGPIRDGGILPATELEGETEFTFDIQEEDTETNAQAGISGAESLVNNGFPAVTGAASSGVTMQVTQQVLIPNETVGCSPASTSPAITDLDDDDFYFRTCPSDALQGQVIAQVGAEELGNTTAATMYVNNDYGQALSESFTSTFESEHGGSVSNQVSFEQEQNSYSSQLESALEGEPEMLLVIGYPASGIQLFRDYYSDYDTGEDIVVTDGLLDNELPDEVDNDMANVTGTGPKASGPGRESFDEMYMEEYDREPGVFNAHAYDATAVCFLANVYAGENSGPAVRDNMRRAGNPEGEEFGPGELVEAVETAAAGDDINYQGASSSVNFDDNGDMSAVSYGIYEVQDRDFTEVDEVAFGG from the coding sequence ATGGTACGAAAAGTAACACGGCGCGACATGTTGAAGGGCGTCGGCGCGGCCGGCGTGGTCGGTGTCACGGGCTGTCTGGGTGGTGGCGGCGGGAGTCGGACGATCCAGCAGGGCGTGCTCCTGCCGCTGACGGGTGACCTCGCGAACCTGGGCGGACCGATCCGGGACGGGGGGATCCTCCCCGCAACGGAGCTCGAGGGCGAGACGGAGTTCACGTTCGACATCCAGGAGGAGGACACCGAGACGAACGCACAGGCGGGCATCTCCGGCGCGGAGTCGCTGGTCAACAACGGGTTCCCGGCGGTCACGGGGGCGGCGTCGTCCGGGGTCACGATGCAGGTGACCCAGCAGGTGCTCATCCCGAACGAGACGGTCGGCTGCTCGCCCGCCTCGACGTCGCCGGCGATCACCGACCTCGACGACGACGACTTCTACTTCCGGACGTGCCCCTCCGACGCGCTGCAGGGGCAGGTCATCGCGCAGGTCGGCGCCGAGGAGCTCGGCAACACCACGGCGGCGACGATGTACGTCAACAACGACTACGGGCAGGCGCTCTCCGAGTCGTTCACCAGCACGTTCGAGAGCGAGCACGGCGGCAGCGTCTCCAATCAAGTCTCCTTCGAGCAGGAGCAGAACTCCTACAGCTCACAGCTCGAGTCCGCGCTCGAAGGCGAGCCCGAGATGCTCCTCGTGATCGGCTACCCGGCGTCGGGGATCCAGCTGTTCCGTGACTACTACAGCGACTACGACACCGGCGAGGATATCGTCGTCACCGACGGGCTGCTCGACAACGAGCTCCCCGACGAGGTCGACAACGACATGGCGAACGTCACGGGGACGGGACCGAAGGCGTCCGGCCCCGGCCGGGAGTCGTTCGACGAGATGTACATGGAGGAGTACGACCGCGAACCGGGCGTGTTCAACGCCCACGCCTACGACGCGACGGCGGTCTGCTTCCTCGCGAACGTGTACGCCGGGGAGAACTCCGGCCCGGCCGTCCGGGACAACATGCGCCGCGCGGGCAACCCCGAGGGCGAGGAGTTCGGCCCGGGCGAGCTCGTCGAGGCCGTCGAGACCGCCGCGGCGGGCGACGACATCAACTACCAGGGTGCGTCGTCGTCGGTCAACTTCGACGACAACGGTGACATGAGCGCCGTCTCCTACGGGATCTACGAGGTGCAAGACCGGGACTTCACCGAGGTGGACGAGGTCGCGTTCGGCGGGTAG
- a CDS encoding Hsp20/alpha crystallin family protein, whose product MPLPENLTSSWTQGLDLPSKLFESGRNDYELFEEDGEFVLTVEMPGFDPESIAVTWEEGVLNVAAEHEDTQRGRRRTYHRRFRFPKTIDDESIEAEYNNGMLEIRLPIEADETVTGTEIEVKA is encoded by the coding sequence ATGCCGCTACCAGAGAACCTGACCAGTTCCTGGACACAAGGCCTCGATCTCCCGAGCAAGCTGTTCGAGTCCGGACGTAACGACTACGAACTGTTCGAGGAGGACGGTGAGTTCGTGCTCACCGTCGAGATGCCCGGGTTCGACCCCGAGAGCATCGCCGTCACCTGGGAGGAGGGTGTCCTGAACGTCGCCGCGGAGCACGAGGACACCCAGCGCGGCCGACGGCGCACCTACCACCGTCGGTTCCGCTTCCCCAAGACGATCGACGACGAGTCGATCGAAGCCGAGTACAACAACGGGATGCTCGAAATCCGTCTGCCCATCGAGGCGGACGAAACCGTCACCGGCACCGAAATCGAGGTCAAAGCCTAA
- a CDS encoding FAD-dependent oxidoreductase, protein MSEQYDLVIVGGGISGASLLYTTAKFTDVDSIALIEKESQIGAINTHHTNNSQTLHFGDIETNYTLEKAEEVKEGAELLAGYLENHDPDREMHAKRSKMVLGVGREEVESLEQRYEAEGFGELFPKLQPIGREEIAELEPKVVEGRDPDTEMLALQTPDGYVVDYGATAKSFVDAVADETSVDVFTDTEVTEITPKPDSHTIETAGAGTFDADATVVAAGSHSLQVAQELGYGQNKALLPVAGSFFLADDLLNGKVYTLQMKKLPFAAIHGDADVHDGSITRFGPTAKLVPTLERGRISTVGDFLDVFGLNAASFMSYANILADRTLLPYVLRNLVYDVPEVGPRQFLPHVQKVVPSVELEDIERAEGYGGVRPQIVDTEKKSLDMGEAKIVGNDVIFNVTPSPGASTCLKNAMRDTHTIVEFLDGEYEFDEEAFREDTIGEFPRAE, encoded by the coding sequence ATGTCCGAACAGTACGACCTCGTTATCGTCGGCGGCGGCATCAGCGGCGCGTCGCTGCTCTACACGACCGCGAAGTTCACCGACGTCGACTCGATCGCGCTGATCGAGAAGGAGTCACAGATCGGCGCGATCAACACGCACCACACCAACAACTCCCAGACGCTCCACTTCGGCGACATCGAGACCAACTACACCCTCGAGAAGGCCGAGGAGGTCAAGGAGGGCGCCGAACTGCTCGCGGGCTATCTGGAGAACCACGACCCCGACCGCGAGATGCACGCAAAGCGCAGCAAGATGGTGCTCGGCGTCGGCCGCGAGGAAGTCGAGAGCCTCGAACAGCGCTACGAGGCCGAGGGGTTCGGCGAGCTGTTCCCGAAGCTCCAGCCCATCGGTCGCGAGGAGATCGCCGAACTCGAACCCAAAGTCGTCGAGGGGCGGGACCCCGACACCGAGATGCTCGCGCTCCAGACGCCCGACGGCTACGTCGTCGACTACGGCGCGACCGCCAAGTCGTTCGTCGACGCCGTCGCGGACGAGACGAGCGTCGACGTGTTCACGGACACGGAAGTCACGGAGATCACGCCCAAGCCCGATAGCCACACGATCGAGACGGCCGGCGCCGGCACGTTCGACGCCGACGCGACCGTCGTCGCCGCGGGCTCACACAGCCTCCAGGTCGCCCAGGAGCTGGGGTACGGCCAGAACAAGGCGCTGCTACCGGTCGCGGGCAGCTTCTTCCTCGCGGACGACCTGCTGAACGGGAAGGTGTACACGCTCCAGATGAAGAAGCTCCCCTTCGCCGCGATCCACGGCGACGCCGACGTCCACGACGGGAGCATCACCCGCTTCGGCCCGACCGCCAAGCTGGTGCCGACGCTCGAGCGCGGCCGCATCTCCACGGTGGGTGACTTCCTCGACGTGTTCGGGCTCAACGCCGCCTCGTTCATGAGCTACGCCAACATCCTCGCCGACCGCACCCTGCTCCCGTACGTGCTGCGGAACCTCGTCTACGACGTGCCGGAGGTCGGCCCCCGGCAGTTCCTCCCGCACGTCCAGAAGGTCGTCCCCAGCGTCGAACTCGAGGACATCGAACGGGCGGAGGGGTACGGCGGCGTCCGTCCCCAGATCGTCGACACCGAGAAGAAGTCCCTGGACATGGGCGAGGCCAAGATCGTCGGCAACGACGTGATCTTCAACGTCACGCCCTCGCCGGGCGCCTCGACCTGCCTGAAGAACGCGATGCGGGACACCCACACGATCGTCGAGTTCCTCGACGGGGAGTACGAGTTCGACGAGGAGGCGTTCCGCGAGGACACGATCGGGGAGTTCCCGCGAGCGGAGTAG
- a CDS encoding DUF5812 family protein, giving the protein MSDAEIDDAVEGTFLVTHADDDSAVLRDVERGQVHTLSSNPGLSVDDAVEGVVAPEPPLEVTAELVEIEERRSLSISESREPPTKQEREIAAEQSVGELTKEERAGIGEIHVISVSEEETDAAVEDVFEDREATLGRAARLGVNRVEIRSEPGVVSVRYLP; this is encoded by the coding sequence ATGAGCGACGCCGAGATCGACGACGCAGTCGAGGGCACGTTCCTCGTCACGCACGCCGACGACGACAGCGCAGTACTGCGGGACGTCGAGCGCGGGCAGGTCCACACGCTCTCCTCGAACCCCGGGCTCTCCGTGGACGACGCCGTCGAGGGGGTCGTCGCCCCCGAGCCGCCCCTGGAGGTCACCGCCGAACTGGTCGAGATAGAGGAGCGGCGGTCGCTCTCGATCAGCGAGAGCCGCGAGCCGCCGACGAAACAGGAGCGCGAGATCGCCGCCGAGCAGTCCGTCGGCGAGCTCACCAAGGAGGAACGCGCCGGGATCGGCGAGATCCACGTGATCAGCGTGTCCGAGGAGGAGACCGACGCGGCCGTCGAGGACGTGTTCGAGGACCGTGAGGCGACGCTCGGGCGCGCGGCCCGCCTCGGCGTGAACCGGGTAGAGATCCGCTCGGAGCCGGGTGTCGTCAGCGTTCGGTACCTTCCCTGA
- a CDS encoding metal-dependent hydrolase, whose product MMLPTHALLGMLLALPVAVLAPEHASVALAAGLVGGILPDLDLYAGHRKTLHYPVGYSLLAGVATLAAVVSPSPATVGAVVLFAAAASHSLVDVLGGGLELRPWEASDERAVYDHYRGRWIAPRRWVRYDGAPEDLLLSVGLALPLWLHVAPPFRRVVAASIVVAVTYAATRRALPRVARALVTEVLPGRVPASLLARLPERYVEDAGRDGSRGGV is encoded by the coding sequence ATGATGCTCCCGACCCACGCGCTGTTGGGGATGCTGCTCGCGCTCCCCGTCGCCGTGCTCGCGCCCGAGCACGCCAGCGTAGCGCTCGCGGCGGGGCTCGTCGGCGGGATCCTGCCGGATCTGGATCTCTACGCCGGCCACCGGAAGACGCTCCACTACCCCGTGGGGTACAGCCTGCTCGCCGGCGTCGCCACGCTGGCGGCGGTCGTCTCCCCGTCGCCGGCGACGGTCGGCGCGGTGGTGCTGTTCGCCGCCGCCGCGAGCCACAGCCTCGTCGACGTGCTCGGCGGCGGGCTGGAGCTCCGGCCGTGGGAGGCGAGCGACGAGCGCGCCGTCTACGACCACTACCGCGGGCGCTGGATCGCCCCCCGACGCTGGGTGCGCTATGACGGCGCCCCCGAGGACCTGCTGCTCTCGGTCGGTCTCGCCCTCCCACTCTGGCTCCACGTCGCCCCGCCGTTCCGGCGTGTCGTCGCGGCGTCGATCGTCGTCGCCGTCACCTACGCCGCCACACGCCGTGCCCTCCCACGGGTCGCGCGGGCGCTCGTGACGGAGGTGCTCCCGGGACGCGTGCCGGCGTCGCTGCTGGCGCGGCTGCCCGAACGGTACGTCGAAGACGCCGGCCGCGACGGTTCCCGAGGGGGCGTGTAA
- a CDS encoding NADPH-dependent FMN reductase, whose amino-acid sequence MSSVRLLGIAGSQSADSKTRAAVEAALDGTDEAVETDVLHLGEYDLATADGRGIDAYEGDTAAALGKIVDADAYVVGTPVYRASYPGPLKNLLDMVPRGQWQGDVAPLEGAAVGLVATGATRSHYLAIDEQLRPLFAFFGAHTVGSGVYADSEAFADGAVADDEIRARLSLLGRATVELAEAIESGSALSALEPQV is encoded by the coding sequence GTGAGTAGCGTGCGCCTGCTCGGCATCGCCGGCAGCCAGTCGGCGGACTCCAAGACCCGCGCGGCGGTCGAGGCCGCGCTCGACGGGACCGACGAGGCGGTCGAGACGGACGTGCTCCACCTCGGCGAGTACGACCTCGCGACCGCCGACGGCCGCGGCATCGACGCCTACGAGGGCGACACCGCCGCGGCGCTCGGAAAGATCGTCGACGCGGACGCCTACGTGGTGGGAACGCCCGTCTACCGCGCCAGCTACCCGGGGCCGTTGAAGAACCTCCTCGACATGGTCCCTCGCGGTCAGTGGCAGGGCGACGTGGCCCCCCTCGAAGGCGCCGCCGTGGGGCTGGTCGCGACGGGCGCGACACGCAGCCACTACCTCGCGATCGACGAACAGCTCCGCCCGTTGTTCGCCTTCTTCGGCGCGCACACCGTCGGCAGCGGCGTGTACGCCGACAGCGAAGCGTTCGCGGACGGCGCTGTCGCCGACGACGAGATCCGGGCGCGACTGAGCCTGCTCGGCCGGGCGACCGTCGAGTTGGCGGAAGCGATCGAGTCGGGGTCGGCGCTTTCGGCGCTCGAGCCGCAGGTGTGA
- a CDS encoding inorganic phosphate transporter, with translation MVEFLLLVGIVVALFVGFNIGGSTTGPAFGPAVGSDAISKIGAAALMAVFFFVGAWTIGRRVVDKLGEELITSPAVFTIESSIVVLFFVGGALFIGNYFGVPASTSMTAVGSIAGLGVATGELDWAVMGEIAVWWVVAPIVGFWVSGMIGRYLYPRINRWVAIDSSEGALMELDRSGTVPRPVPGPNTTRREMAGGIVVVLIGCLMAFSSGTSNIANAIAPLVGAGVDMNMMILLGCGAVAVGAFTIARRTLDTLGNDITDLPLTAAIVVAIVSSTIVIGLSAIGIPASFVIIATTSIVGLGWGRATRTSTVSGGVRGEEETKVSVGALAAEEPGEEVPAIGEEEPEDIPAASDLFDPATTGRVLIMQNVVPVLSTVGAYVTFVILFRFFW, from the coding sequence ATGGTTGAATTTCTTCTCCTCGTCGGGATCGTTGTCGCGCTGTTCGTCGGGTTCAACATCGGTGGGTCGACGACCGGGCCGGCCTTTGGCCCGGCGGTCGGCTCCGACGCCATCTCCAAAATCGGCGCTGCCGCGCTGATGGCCGTCTTCTTCTTCGTCGGCGCGTGGACGATCGGCCGACGGGTTGTGGACAAGCTGGGCGAGGAGCTCATCACCAGCCCCGCAGTGTTCACGATCGAGTCGAGCATCGTCGTCCTCTTTTTCGTCGGCGGCGCGCTGTTCATCGGCAACTACTTCGGCGTCCCTGCGTCCACGTCGATGACCGCCGTTGGCTCGATCGCGGGGCTGGGCGTCGCGACGGGCGAACTCGACTGGGCGGTGATGGGCGAGATCGCGGTCTGGTGGGTCGTCGCGCCGATCGTCGGCTTCTGGGTGTCGGGGATGATCGGCCGCTACCTCTACCCGCGGATCAACCGCTGGGTCGCGATCGACAGCAGCGAGGGGGCGCTGATGGAGCTCGATCGCTCCGGCACGGTTCCGCGGCCGGTCCCCGGACCGAACACCACCCGCCGCGAGATGGCCGGCGGGATCGTCGTCGTCCTGATCGGCTGTCTGATGGCCTTCTCCTCGGGCACGTCGAACATCGCGAACGCGATCGCGCCGCTGGTCGGCGCCGGGGTCGACATGAACATGATGATCCTGCTGGGCTGTGGCGCGGTCGCCGTCGGCGCCTTTACGATCGCCCGCCGCACGCTCGACACGCTGGGCAACGACATCACCGACCTGCCGCTGACGGCCGCGATCGTCGTCGCGATCGTCTCCTCGACGATCGTGATCGGGCTCTCGGCGATCGGGATCCCCGCCTCGTTCGTGATCATCGCGACCACTTCGATCGTCGGCCTGGGCTGGGGGCGCGCGACGCGGACGTCGACGGTCTCCGGCGGCGTCCGCGGCGAGGAGGAAACCAAGGTCTCCGTCGGCGCGCTGGCCGCCGAGGAACCGGGGGAGGAAGTCCCCGCGATCGGCGAGGAGGAGCCGGAGGACATCCCCGCCGCCTCGGACCTGTTCGACCCCGCCACGACGGGCAGGGTGCTGATCATGCAGAACGTCGTGCCCGTGCTGTCGACCGTCGGGGCGTACGTGACGTTCGTGATCCTGTTCCGCTTTTTCTGGTAA